The Drosophila sechellia strain sech25 chromosome 2R, ASM438219v1, whole genome shotgun sequence nucleotide sequence CAGTTATGACAAATCCttcgaaaattaaattccaattaTATGCTTGACTTACTTGAATTACTTACGATCTGTGATCAATGAGCCGGTAAAATTACGATTAATTACGGGAACTTCAAAGTGGAGCACATCGATTCCTCCGCTCCAAGTGCTGCCGCACTTCTCATAAAAAAGTTGTTGAATCTTTGTCGTTGGTGCAATTATCGCTCGCATCCAGTCTTTGTATTGCATTACATCGGTGTAGGCGCCATTACTATTGCACTCCATTGATCCGTAGCTCACGATCCCCACTTGAACGGCGACTGATTCTCCGCGGTATGGTAAATTTGCCACCAAAGGACCGCCGGAGTCGCCGCCACAGGTGTCACCTACATTACTTCCAGCGCAGATCAGTTTGTCAGACAATTCCCTTATATCGCCTCTTTGTAAGCAGTGCATTGCACTTCTGCGTGCAAGGGAAACAGTGTTTAGGACTGGGCTTGATTCCAGATTATCTGGATGGGTTCTGCCCCATCCGAATGCCGAGAATGTTTCGATTCCTACTGAACTGATTTTCTCATCTAGAACGATGCAGATGGGCCGAATGTGGGCTATCAGCAGAAAGGAAATACAAACACAATTATTAATCCGCAAATCCCATCCAGAGTGCCTTTTTCTCACCATTGTAATTCACTGCATTCTGCAGTTGTAACAGACCTATATCATTTAACATTCTACTTAATTTGAAGTCCACATGGATTACGGCCTTGACCACAGCTAGCCAATTCCGGTCAGAACATTGCCGATCATTGCACAATATATAGTACTCACCTAGTCGCACATATCTAGGTCAAAGACTCACAAAAACTCATATCATTATTGCCGGCGCAGAATTGCCCCTCGTTAATGGGCAACAACTGGCCATTTCGATGGCACTCAAATGGCTTTTTCTGGGAGAGATATACGGTCTGCCTCACTTGGCTGGATGCTTCACTTCTCTGTTGTAGCCATCCAAAGGCCTTAAGTCTTTCAAATGGTGCTGAGCTTACCACATGATCTAATATTATACAAATCGGGCGGATGTGGGCTATAGGtggaataaatatataaagtaatgaatagttaaattaaattaattaaataacatTTGTTGGCTTACCATTATACGTCACTTCGCCGTAAAGTCTTAAAAGACCAATATCATTTACGCCATTGTTTGGATAGGACATGGAATTTTGAATAGCCACCGCCACTCCATATTGTTCGTTGTTAGAGAAATGCGATTCGTTGTTCTGTTGGTTGTACATCCCCAAAAGAACGTaccttcataaaaataaaactcaatCGATGTAGCTAGCACTGGAGGTTTACTTACAGTTGACTATCTCTTAATATGCAACTCGCGGAACTTTCTGCTGGGAATTATGTAATTGGTTTCTTACTAACATTTGTGAACAAGCGTTCCTTCGCAGATAAATTGGTTATTATTGTAAATGCGTGCCATCCAGGGTGCTGCCTCAATTGCACCATGATTGAAATTGATATTCTTTGAAATTTTTGGATCGTGACACTTTTCATCCAGAAGTTGTGCTAAACCCTGACAGATCACCAACCCGATCAGAGCTAACGAGAGCACATGAGACATTGTTCTCGATGGAATTACCCTGTACGACTGAATCaagaacatattttattttcaaatacaaGCGAAACCACCGATGTGCCTTATCAGCAATGCTACACATTTTCTAAAACTGGAAAGATATTtatgttataaaatatataactttTTTTCAGAAAACGCAGAAATAAAACAAGGGAAACAAGTAGAGTTTCTCGACtgttagaaaaaaataaaataaaatcaaaagaaaaatatttcataaggTCAGTAACGTCAACTTATTGCCTTTCCATGATTTTAGCGAGTCTGGCATACCCTTTTACTTTACAAGTAAAGGGTGTAATAAAGATGTACACTCCAAGTGGCGCTCTTGTCGGTGATTACATGAACTAAGGGGGCCTTTCATTTGGTACACGTTTTACAACATTCCGATAAATATGTAGAgccatttgtaaaatacatgTAGGTATGATTAGTATACAGTATTTTTACAAATGTGGCTTATAGTTTGGAACCAGTGAAATTTGCCACACTCCGATAGCTCGGACATGTCCATGATTGACAAAAGTAATCAAACTAGTCTAGTagtctattttatttaaatgtaatttaaatctAAATTAATATGGAAGATTATATTGGTTGGTCGAGTATGTAtttaaacaaatgtgtatCCATTGGATGCCTAGTAACGCAAAcctttaaaatttgtatacaaaattatgtataaatttgaatttagatCGGAGCATCTTTTACTACATATAACATTTCATAATACTATTTTCCAATAGAATATAAAtaccttaaattaaaacttttgTTACTTATAGTAGCATGTGTTTCTGCAAGTAAATGTGTGTGCAGGAAAATGTATTTATGTCATTTGTTATGTTATGGTGTAAAATGAATTAGGAAATAGCCTGTTAAATATGTGTTGTTTTGCACTTTGTGGTACTCGCTCCAATATCATTCACCTGATAAATCGATCGGCTACTTAATGTTTGCCGTTATGAGCGGCAAAGGACACAAGGATGATGTGCCCGGAGTGCCGGGCACGTGCCCATGAGGACATCGCGATAAGGGGGCCAAACAATTTGACAATTTAATGTGGCGACAGTCGTCAAGCTGCAGTTCCGAAACTGAAAACTCTTACTCAGTGCCGAAACTGAAACTTAGGATCGGGCAGAAACTCGTGCTCGCTGACGACATTAGCAGCGGAGGAAGCAAGGCTATAATTATAATTCCATTACCGCGGTGCAACAGGACCAGGAACAGGAACAAGAACCCATTGGCCGGGTAAGGTGCTGCTGATCCTGCGCTGAGATCCTGTGCCAAGTCAAAGACAATTGAGTGGCGTAATTGCCGAGCCGGCAACTAATGATGGCCAAGGATAATGCGGGCCGTGTTAATGTGGCCAGAACGCGCCAAGCTGGCTGACGAGCAGGTGAATCGCTGAACGGCCAACAAAATGCGGAAGTATGCGCATTTCGCCCGATTCGCAGCGCCTTCGATCCGATCCGCATTTGATAGAATGTCCGAAACGAGCACTTGCCTTTCCCCCGCCCAAGTGCTGCCAATTAGGATGCCTCTCGGCAGCTGCCCAGCTCAACTGCTTAGCTGCTTGAATCACCTGAATCGCCTGAATTGCCCAAGCCTTCTAAATCACCTAAACACAAACGCAAACGCTCCCCTCGCTTTTATGAGCCGCCAGGTGGGGTCGACGCGCATTCGGCGATAAGAATGTCATAACACAAGCTCCCAATTAACTGCGTCGCCCAGCGGAGGAGGAGCCCGTGATTCCAAATTCGGACACCATCCGACCGGGGGCTCATTTGCATCTCCGGGGCAGGGAGCAGTTTCATCTGCCAtctatccatccatccatccatccagcgGAGGGTGCCACTTCGGCGGCCCAGCGGGCGACGTCCCAGCTTCGCAAGGAGATGCAGAATCAGCGATGCAGGACAGTGCTGACACAATTCTAGCACCCTCAAATGAAAATGTAAAATCATATGttatattgttttaaaaagATTCTGTTAAGAATTGTACTGTTTTCTAAGGCAGGAGGACAATGAGATATTTTGAAGAGCAAGAGAAAGTTGCAAGTTCTTTAATATCAATAAACATATTGGATTGAACAGTTTGGAATAGTTAAAAGTAGCTAGTTCCAGCTGAAGCGGCCACGCTGTTCCAAGGAGAGCCGCGCAGGGAGTCGCAAAGATATCCATCAACGTGTGGCGTGTTTGGCTCCTGTAAGTTGTTAACTCGACTTTTATTGCCGCACAGTCGGCGGCTGGACCACCGAAGGGTCATTGGCTTCGACTTGGCCGCGATTCACGGAACCATCGATTGCCTCGTTTGCGAAAGATCTCTCGAATTCGGCCGGTTCACACCCAGGGCCAGTTCATTTCCGCCCCTGCGGCCCCAATCAATGGTCACAATAAAGGTTAATTATGTAAATGTCACACAGTTGCTACTGTCCACCAtcgattcccattcccattttcatttccatttcccaccCCGATTCCCATACCGATTCCCACTGTGATGTGTATTTCAACTCctatttcgatttcgattccgattccgaaaCGAGCTCAAAACTCACAATTTAATGGTCTCGAAACGTTTCAATTTTTATTAGTTCACATTGGGTCCTAACCTGTTGTCGGGAGCGTTCTAAATGAGAACATAACTGCTTCTGTTGCCACCGCCAATTAACCCCTTCCTCCCCAACCATGTGGCCATGTGATGGCCCTTCGCCGTGTTGCCGCTTTTTACGGTTTAATTGTGCCCACGACCAGAGACAAAACAGAGAAATCAATCTCGAAATGCGTTGACAAGTGAGGCCAGGCCAAGAGCATTTCGAGATTTCAGGTCCCCGACCGAAGAGCACACAGAGATTGCGAGGAGTCAGAGTAACCCCCGAACCCCGAGGTGCATTTAAGTGCACCTTTAGGAAATTAACCATAAAAAATTGCTTCATTTAACAAGGCAGTGTGGCACTAAAAACCAACCCAGACAATGTACAAACGCAACGCAGAAGAAGCCAAATGCCAAAGGCAGCCGGAGAAAACCAGAGTGACGTTGGGTCACATCTTTGGGTTGGGGGGGCCAGAGGTTCTGGCCTAGAAAGCGGAAGCTCTGGACCCACTATTTCAGGCTAATTGAGAAAGAGGAAGTCAGGCGACAACGGAAGATGTGGCTTCATAAAGCTGAGGAACAGTCTCAGCCCGCTCCTCTACAACTTCATTAGAAGTAGCTATTAAGGTCTTAAAAGAAAAATCGTATTTTATGAATCACAGACGAATCttttttggtaaaataaaataataaaatagtaATAAATAAGAGTAATATATTTTCGTTTATTAACTTT carries:
- the LOC6609330 gene encoding transmembrane protease serine 9, with product MSHVLSLALIGLVICQGLAQLLDEKCHDPKISKNINFNHGAIEAAPWMARIYNNNQFICEGTLVHKCYSASCILRDSQLYVLLGMYNQQNNESHFSNNEQYGVAVAIQNSMSYPNNGVNDIGLLRLYGEVTYNAHIRPICIILDHVVSSAPFERLKAFGWLQQRSEASSQVRQTVYLSQKKPFECHRNGQLLPINEGQFCAGNNDMSFCDTCGGDSGGPLVANLPYRGESVAVQVGIVSYGSMECNSNGAYTDVMQYKDWMRAIIAPTTKIQQLFYEKCGSTWSGGIDVLHFEVPVINRNFTGSLITDRFVITVASAFLRNPIEIKVKSVYFTSFDVKAVIRHREFGTSPMKDNIAIMELSKPVPISHFISTICLDLNMNARTSLTAILYSTNKDVLGAQKVHFDQISSSECSKMIQLQLQPSQFCVTKPRSDFKFHLPGSVLGTYDTINKDKKFLLLGMISFIKNDLIVFTNVTSYKDWIRLVTKTQQ